From a region of the Sesamum indicum cultivar Zhongzhi No. 13 linkage group LG3, S_indicum_v1.0, whole genome shotgun sequence genome:
- the LOC105157356 gene encoding E3 ubiquitin-protein ligase RING1-like — protein MSSAGVPDGGEAASAAAVPRQYFCYQCERQVTIAPPLSPTAELVCPDCQGGFLEESETAPPSNPENPISNPFLPDNFPSLGGFPIIFSSAPGASAFSVSSGGGGGGFDDLSALFGPRSPNEFNPFAFLNNYINNLQARGANIQLVFESPGGGGMSGSGVDFRLPMNLGDYFIGPGLEQLIQQLAENDPNRYGTPPASKSAVEGLPDIKITEEMLASDSSQCAVCKDSFELNEEAKQMPCKHIYHKDCILPWLELHNSCPVCRYELPTDDPDYENRRTGQTNDNSSRNSGNTSLGFGAGGGYQDSGDNNNSSLTPRTMERRFRISVPWLLRGLGSPAETSSTGGGGAVNNDGGNSNTNNSDSVASNTGSGRGGQAREEDLD, from the coding sequence ATGTCTTCGGCGGGTGTTCCGGATGGCGGTGAAGCCGCCTCCGCTGCCGCTGTTCCTCGACAATACTTCTGTTACCAATGCGAGCGCCAGGTCACCATCGCTCCTCCACTCTCACCCACTGCCGAACTCGTCTGCCCCGATTGTCAAGGCGGTTTTCTAGAAGAATCTGAAACTGCGCCCCCCTCAAACCCTGAAAATCCCATCTCTAACCCTTTTCTCCCCGACAATTTCCCTTCCTTGGGCGGATTCCCCATCATCTTTTCCTCTGCCCCCGGAGCTTCCGCATTTTCCGTCTCCTCTGGTGGCGGAGGCGGTGGATTTGACGATCTCTCAGCTCTTTTTGGACCCCGATCTCCCAATGAATTTAATCCCTTTGCCTTTCTTAATAACTATATCAATAATCTTCAGGCCAGGGGAGCAAACATCCAGCTTGTTTTTGAATCGCCTGGCGGTGGTGGAATGAGCGGCTCAGGGGTTGATTTTCGGCTTCCGATGAATTTGGGGGATTATTTTATTGGGCCTGGTCTGGAGCAATTGATTCAGCAACTTGCGGAGAATGATCCAAATCGTTATGGGACGCCACCTGCCTCAAAGTCAGCAGTCGAGGGATTGCCTGATATAAAGATTACTGAGGAAATGTTAGCTTCAGATTCTTCACAATGCGCTGTGTGCAAAGATAGCTTTGAGTTAAATGAGGAGGCAAAGCAGATGCCTTGCAAGCATATTTACCATAAAGATTGTATCCTGCCTTGGCTTGAGTTGCATAATTCTTGCCCCGTTTGTAGGTATGAGCTGCCTACTGATGATCCTGATTATGAAAATCGAAGGACAGGACAGACAAATGATAATAGTAGTAGGAACAGTGGCAATACTAGTTTGGGTTTTGGGGCTGGTGGTGGTTATCAGGATAGTGGGGATAATAATAACAGTTCGCTGACGCCGAGGACTATGGAAAGGAGGTTTAGGATATCAGTCCCATGGCTTTTAAGGGGGCTTGGTTCACCAGCCGAGACGAGCAGTACTGGGGGAGGAGGAGCTGTGAATAATGATGGAGGTAATAGCAACACCAACAACAGTGATAGTGTAGCATCCAATACTGGCTCAGGTAGAGGAGGTCAGGCTAGAGAGGAGGACCTCGACTGA
- the LOC105157355 gene encoding lipoyl synthase 2, mitochondrial has protein sequence MNSLATRSFTSKSSLFLLSRFTQFFSTTPTPSPPHSDFQNYPPTLDGLRRRLAAESPTLAHFIKLQSDHSYSVEVGTKKKPLPKPKWMKESIPGGEKYTQIKRKLRDLKLHTVCEEAKCPNLGECWSGGETGTATATIMILGDTCTRGCRFCNVKTSRTPPPPDPNEPTNVAEAIASWGLDYVVITSVDRDDLPDQGSGHFAETVQKLKTLKPAMLIEALVPDFRGNSGCVEKVAKSGLDVFAHNIETVEELQSVVRDHRANFKQSLDVLVMAKDYAPPGTLTKTSIMLGCGETPDQVVKTMEKVRAAGVDVMTFGQYMRPSKRHMPVSEYITPEAFEKYRTLGMQMGFRYVASGPMVRSSYKAGEFYIKSMIESDRAASST, from the exons ATGAATTCCCTGGCCACTCGATCCTTCACATCCAAATCCTCCCTCTTCCTTCTCTCTCGATTCACCCAATTTTTCTCAACCACCCCCACCCCATCACCTCCCCACTCCGATTTCCAGAATTACCCACCAACCCTTGATGGCTTGCGCCGCCGCCTTGCTGCTGAATCCCCCACCTTGGCCCACTTCATCAAGCTCCAGTCCGACCATTCTTATTCCGTCGAGGTTGGCACCAAGAAGAAGCCGTTGCCCAAGCCCAAATGGATGAAGGAGTCCATCCCCGGTGGGGAAAAGTACACTCAGATCAAGAGAAAATTGAGGGACTTGAAATTACATACCGTTTGTGAGGAGGCTAAGTGCCCTAATTTGGGGGAGTGTTGGTCTGGAGGTGAGACGGGAACTGCAACTGCCACCATTATGATTCTTGGTGATACTTGTACTCGCGGCTGCAG atTTTGCAATGTAAAGACATCACGCACTCCGCCTCCTCCTGATCCAAATGAGCCCACAAATGTTGCTGAGGCAATAGCTTCATGGGGTTTGGATTACGTGGTGATTACTAGTGTTGATCGTGATGATTTACCTGATCAAGGAAGTGGTCATTTTGCAGAGACGGTGCAGAAACTTAAGACGCTGAAGCCAGCTATGCTTATAGAAGCTTTAG TTCCTGATTTTCGCGGAAACTCTGGCTGTGTCGAAAAAGTTGCTAAATCTGGGTTAGATGTTTTTGCACACAATATTGAAACTGTTGAGGAGCTTCAGAGTGTAGTTCGTGATCACCGTGCTAACTTCAAGCAATCCCTGGATGTCCTAGTGATGGCAAAAGACTATGCCCCACCAGGTACACTCACCAAAACTTCAATAATGTTGGGATGTGGAGAAACACCTGACCAAGTAGTAAAAACTATGGAGAAAGTCAGGGCAGCTGGTGTTGATGTCATGACATTTGGTCAGTACATGCGACCATCAAAGCGTCACATGCCGGTGTCAGAGTACATAACTCCTGAAGCCTTTGAGAAGTATCGGACTCTAGGCATGCAAATG GGATTTCGGTATGTAGCATCTGGGCCCATGGTGAGGTCCTCATACAAGGCCGGTGAATTCTATATCAAATCCATGATAGAGTCAGATCGTGCTGCATCTTCTACATAG